The following proteins are co-located in the Paenibacillus sp. JNUCC32 genome:
- a CDS encoding SF0329 family protein, translated as MSWSKLKQQLESFLSPALAGRVEYRATGYRYLPDKAGLCYISVDKKNVLHMSDKTNSIRWYQTELEIKNDPHIQIPISNDELEAVRKETKGTVPEDRLNVIARNRKVSVLAKELLSAQTALSKSNFVATANKFLSTSIEESMESDDILLNILALVDRRVGKKRIVNMADRMKLKHPIVQYFYELRRRA; from the coding sequence ATGTCCTGGAGCAAATTGAAGCAACAGCTGGAGAGTTTTCTCAGTCCTGCATTAGCCGGAAGAGTTGAATATCGCGCAACCGGTTATCGTTATTTACCTGATAAAGCAGGGCTTTGTTATATATCGGTAGATAAAAAGAACGTACTCCATATGAGTGATAAAACCAACTCCATAAGGTGGTATCAGACGGAGCTGGAAATCAAGAATGATCCCCATATCCAAATTCCGATCAGCAACGATGAATTGGAAGCCGTCAGAAAGGAAACCAAAGGGACCGTTCCAGAAGATCGTCTCAACGTCATTGCAAGAAATAGAAAAGTATCGGTCCTCGCAAAAGAGCTTTTGTCAGCACAGACTGCATTAAGTAAATCCAATTTTGTCGCTACAGCGAATAAGTTCTTATCTACTTCTATAGAAGAAAGCATGGAGAGCGATGATATCTTATTGAATATTCTAGCTTTGGTAGACAGACGCGTCGGCAAAAAGCGGATTGTAAACATGGCAGATAGGATGAAGCTAAAACATCCGATTGTGCAATATTTTTATGAACTGCGGCGCCGTGCGTGA